Sequence from the Pedobacter sp. D749 genome:
TCTTCGTTGCTAGCTCAAATGTTTTTTTACAATTTCTTCTAACGCAGCAATATCAAATGGTTTCGACAGGTAACTATCTGCGCCGGCTTCATCGGCTAATGAAGATATATCATTATTGGCCGAAAAATAAATTACCGGTATATGCTTTAAATCAGGATGGCTTTTTAAAGCTCTGGTTGCCTGTATTCCTCCCAGATCGGGTAACCAATTATCCATAAAAATTAAATCAGGCATATATGCTGCAACCTGTTCTTCTATATT
This genomic interval carries:
- a CDS encoding response regulator, translating into MIVTKKIFVFDDNRDILDLCTFILEDAGYEIKTSENANNIEEQVAAYMPDLIFMDNWLPDLGGIQATRALKSHPDLKHIPVIYFSANNDISSLADEAGADSYLSKPFDIAALEEIVKKHLS